One region of Xylanimonas ulmi genomic DNA includes:
- a CDS encoding MetQ/NlpA family ABC transporter substrate-binding protein — translation MSRSRFSLVARSAAILGVVGSLALAGCGRAGGDDAVAAGSKEDPIVIGIVSSGEAYWDTFKAKAEAEGIYVELKNFSDYQLPNQGLSDGDLDLNQFQHLQFLADYNVKTGSDLTPIGATAVYPLDLYSTKVDDVADIPDGAEVAIPNDASNQARALLVLQDAGLVTLKDGGNSFSTTADVVADQSKVKVTALKADQTPSALQDPQVYAAIVNNDYVPNIDAAHQKPVYSTDADSSANDPYINVWVSRKADADNPTFAKLITLFHEADVTDGVVEASGGTGVIKDNSAQELQGILATIEKNEKAQG, via the coding sequence ATGTCCCGCTCTCGCTTCTCCCTCGTGGCCCGGTCGGCCGCGATCCTCGGCGTCGTCGGCTCGCTCGCCCTGGCCGGCTGCGGCCGTGCCGGCGGTGACGACGCGGTGGCCGCCGGGTCGAAGGAGGACCCGATCGTCATCGGCATCGTCTCCTCGGGCGAGGCGTACTGGGACACCTTCAAGGCCAAGGCCGAGGCTGAGGGCATCTACGTCGAGCTCAAGAACTTCTCGGACTACCAGCTGCCCAACCAGGGCCTGTCCGACGGCGACCTCGACCTCAACCAGTTCCAGCACCTGCAGTTCCTGGCCGACTACAACGTCAAGACCGGCAGCGACCTGACGCCCATCGGCGCCACCGCCGTCTACCCGCTCGACCTGTACTCGACCAAGGTCGACGACGTCGCCGACATTCCCGACGGGGCCGAGGTCGCCATCCCCAACGACGCCTCCAACCAGGCCCGCGCGCTGCTCGTGCTGCAGGACGCCGGCCTCGTGACCCTCAAGGACGGCGGCAACTCGTTCTCGACGACGGCCGACGTCGTCGCCGACCAGTCCAAGGTCAAGGTCACCGCGCTCAAGGCCGACCAGACGCCGTCGGCGCTGCAGGACCCGCAGGTCTACGCCGCCATCGTCAACAACGACTACGTGCCCAACATCGACGCCGCGCACCAGAAGCCGGTCTACTCGACCGACGCCGACTCCAGCGCCAACGACCCCTACATCAACGTGTGGGTCTCGCGGAAGGCCGACGCCGACAACCCGACCTTCGCCAAGCTGATCACGCTGTTCCACGAGGCGGACGTCACGGACGGTGTGGTCGAGGCATCGGGCGGCACCGGCGTCATCAAGGACAACTCGGCGCAGGAGCTCCAGGGCATCCTGGCGACAATCGAGAAGAACGAGAAGGCCCAGGGCTGA
- a CDS encoding methionine ABC transporter ATP-binding protein, giving the protein MVSEPIISFRDAAKVFPGGRRRPEVRAVDGVTLDIETGEIFGVIGYSGAGKSTLVRLINALERTTSGAVVVGGVDLTGLGESRLREVRAGIGMIFQQFNLLSSRTVAGNVAYPLEVAKWPRGEREARVRELLDFVGIADKADAYPSQLSGGQKQRVGIARALATNPRILLADEATSALDPETTREVLRLLQRVNRELGITVVIITHEMDVVRYCCDRVAVMEHGHVVETGGAYEIFSNPQAPVTRRFVATSLRDRPSDETLARLRERHPGRLVVVGIDEVTGSTRAISQVLRDQGVEPSIVYGGITEVADRPYGSLTFELTGPDDAVAAAIARLREVTGVDDLGTAARPAVAPAVAEPAVVEPAVVEPVETTPGGSPGRPGMPGTSGPQRRPGGGPFGGPTGFVEGDH; this is encoded by the coding sequence ATCGTGAGCGAACCCATCATCAGCTTCCGGGACGCCGCCAAGGTGTTCCCGGGAGGGCGCCGACGGCCCGAGGTCCGGGCCGTCGACGGCGTCACGCTCGACATCGAGACCGGCGAGATCTTCGGCGTCATCGGATACTCCGGCGCCGGCAAGTCGACGCTCGTGCGGCTCATCAACGCGCTCGAGCGCACGACGTCGGGCGCCGTGGTGGTGGGAGGCGTCGACCTCACGGGGCTGGGCGAGTCCCGGCTCCGTGAGGTCCGCGCCGGAATCGGCATGATCTTCCAGCAGTTCAACCTGCTCTCCTCGCGCACCGTCGCGGGGAACGTCGCCTACCCGCTCGAGGTCGCCAAGTGGCCCCGCGGCGAGCGCGAGGCACGCGTGCGCGAACTGCTCGATTTCGTCGGCATCGCCGACAAGGCGGACGCCTACCCGTCGCAGCTCAGCGGCGGGCAGAAGCAGCGGGTGGGCATCGCCCGCGCGCTGGCGACCAACCCGCGCATCCTGCTCGCCGACGAGGCGACCAGCGCGCTCGACCCCGAGACCACGCGCGAGGTGCTGCGCCTGCTCCAGCGCGTCAACCGCGAGCTCGGCATCACCGTCGTGATCATCACGCACGAGATGGACGTGGTGCGCTACTGCTGCGACCGGGTTGCCGTCATGGAGCACGGACACGTGGTCGAGACCGGCGGGGCGTACGAGATCTTCTCCAACCCGCAAGCGCCCGTGACGCGTCGCTTCGTGGCGACGTCGCTGCGCGACCGGCCCTCGGACGAGACCCTCGCGCGGCTGCGCGAGCGGCACCCCGGCCGCCTCGTCGTCGTCGGCATCGACGAGGTCACCGGCTCGACGCGCGCGATCTCCCAGGTGCTGCGTGACCAGGGCGTCGAGCCCTCCATCGTCTACGGCGGCATCACCGAGGTGGCCGACCGGCCGTACGGGTCGCTGACCTTCGAGCTCACCGGGCCCGACGACGCCGTGGCCGCCGCGATCGCCCGCCTGCGCGAGGTCACGGGCGTCGACGACCTCGGCACGGCCGCCCGTCCGGCGGTGGCGCCCGCGGTGGCTGAGCCCGCGGTGGTCGAACCCGCGGTGGTTGAGCCTGTCGAAACCACTCCCGGGGGCTCGCCCGGCAGGCCCGGCATGCCCGGCACGAGCGGGCCGCAGCGCCGTCCGGGTGGCGGGCCGTTCGGCGGCCCGACCGGGTTCGTGGAGGGAGACCACTGA
- a CDS encoding methionine ABC transporter permease: MDWANLGPLLWQAAGETLYMVLITLVAGGFFGLLIGLGLYLTRAGNLLENRVVFTVLNVLINLIRPVPFIIFLVALGPVTRFVTGRTIGIDAFTFAMCVMASVVFARLVEQNLVTIDPGVVEAARAMGASPLRIIRTVLVPEALAPLILGYTFLFVGVLDMSAIGGYLGAGGLGDFAIVHGYQQYNWGVTFVVVVIIVAVVQLVQVLGNTLAKRALRR; encoded by the coding sequence ATGGACTGGGCGAACCTCGGGCCGCTGCTGTGGCAGGCGGCCGGCGAGACCCTCTACATGGTGCTCATCACCCTGGTCGCGGGCGGGTTCTTCGGCCTGCTGATCGGGTTGGGCCTGTATCTGACGCGGGCGGGGAACCTGCTGGAGAACCGCGTGGTCTTCACGGTCCTCAACGTGCTGATCAACCTCATCCGGCCCGTGCCGTTCATCATCTTCCTGGTCGCGCTCGGCCCGGTGACGCGGTTCGTCACCGGACGCACCATCGGCATCGACGCGTTCACGTTCGCGATGTGCGTCATGGCGTCGGTGGTGTTCGCCCGCCTGGTCGAGCAGAATCTGGTGACCATCGATCCCGGCGTCGTCGAGGCCGCGCGCGCGATGGGCGCCTCGCCGCTGCGCATCATCCGCACCGTGCTGGTGCCCGAGGCGCTCGCGCCGCTCATCCTCGGGTACACGTTCCTGTTCGTCGGCGTGCTCGACATGTCGGCCATCGGCGGCTACCTCGGCGCCGGCGGCTTGGGCGACTTCGCGATCGTGCACGGGTACCAGCAGTACAACTGGGGCGTCACGTTCGTCGTCGTCGTGATCATCGTCGCCGTCGTTCAACTCGTCCAGGTGCTGGGCAA